One Mycolicibacterium pulveris genomic region harbors:
- a CDS encoding lipid-transfer protein: MCRAQRKELEMPNRVYVVGVGMTKFEKPGRREGWDYPQMAKESGTKALEDAGIDYSEVQQGFVGYVAGDSTSGNRALYELGMTGIPIANVNNNCSTGSTALFLAAQTIRGGLADCVIALGFEKMQPGSLQGGYEDRESPMGKHVKAMAEIDEFAFPVAPWMFGAAGREHMRQHGSTAEHFAKIGLKNHKHSVNNPYAQFQEEYTLEDILAAKMISDPLTKLQCSPTSDGSGAAIVASEAFVDKHNLAGQAVEIVGQAMTTDFQSSFDGSAKNLIGYDMNVQAAHQVYEQSGLGPADFQVIELHDCFSANELLLYEALGLCAEGEAPKLIDNNDTTYGGRWVVNPSGGLISKGHPLGATGLAQCAELTWQLRGTADKRQVDGVNAALQHNIGLGGAAVVTAYQRAER, translated from the coding sequence GTGTGCAGAGCGCAGCGAAAGGAACTAGAGATGCCAAACCGGGTTTATGTCGTCGGCGTCGGGATGACGAAGTTCGAGAAGCCGGGCCGTCGCGAGGGCTGGGACTACCCGCAGATGGCCAAGGAGTCCGGCACCAAGGCACTCGAGGACGCGGGCATCGACTATTCGGAAGTCCAGCAGGGCTTCGTCGGCTACGTGGCGGGTGATTCCACCTCGGGCAACCGGGCGCTCTACGAGCTCGGCATGACCGGTATCCCGATCGCCAACGTCAACAACAACTGCTCGACGGGTTCCACGGCGCTGTTCCTTGCCGCGCAGACAATCCGCGGCGGGCTCGCCGACTGCGTGATCGCACTCGGCTTCGAGAAGATGCAGCCCGGCTCGCTGCAGGGCGGCTACGAGGACCGTGAGTCCCCGATGGGCAAGCACGTCAAGGCGATGGCCGAGATCGACGAGTTCGCTTTTCCGGTGGCGCCGTGGATGTTCGGTGCGGCCGGTCGCGAACACATGCGCCAACACGGCAGCACCGCTGAGCATTTCGCGAAGATCGGGCTGAAGAACCACAAGCACTCGGTGAACAACCCGTACGCGCAGTTCCAGGAGGAGTACACCCTCGAGGACATCCTGGCGGCGAAGATGATCTCCGATCCGCTGACCAAGCTGCAGTGCTCACCGACCTCCGACGGTTCGGGCGCGGCGATCGTGGCCAGCGAGGCGTTCGTCGACAAGCACAACCTGGCCGGCCAGGCCGTGGAGATCGTCGGGCAGGCGATGACCACCGACTTCCAGTCGAGCTTCGACGGCTCGGCCAAGAACCTCATCGGCTACGACATGAACGTGCAAGCCGCACACCAGGTTTACGAGCAGTCCGGGCTTGGACCGGCCGACTTCCAGGTGATCGAATTGCACGACTGCTTCTCGGCCAACGAGTTGCTGCTCTACGAGGCGCTGGGACTGTGCGCCGAGGGCGAAGCGCCGAAGCTGATCGACAACAATGACACCACCTACGGCGGGCGCTGGGTCGTCAACCCGTCGGGCGGGCTGATCTCCAAGGGCCATCCGCTGGGAGCGACGGGGTTGGCCCAATGTGCCGAGTTGACGTGGCAGCTGCGCGGCACCGCCGACAAGCGTCAGGTCGACGGCGTCAACGCCGCGCTGCAGCACAACATCGGGCTCGGCGGTGCCGCGGTCGTGACCGCTTATCAGCGCGCCGAGCGCTGA
- a CDS encoding ATP-binding protein: MTESNRYADAMDASLLRNDTADARNVAQFRSELSGWLRSHFVLDATRLNDVILAVNEALTNAAEFAYAGRNGTMTMHARHHAADRQLEVVVSDRGRWRHVDPRSRPNTRGRGIPLMQALADRTTISKAETGTQVRLQFDDCAAVESACTSPA, translated from the coding sequence ATGACCGAGTCGAATCGCTACGCGGACGCGATGGACGCGAGCCTCCTCCGGAACGACACTGCCGACGCACGTAACGTCGCGCAGTTTCGATCTGAGCTGTCCGGTTGGCTACGCAGCCATTTCGTGCTCGATGCCACCAGGCTCAACGACGTGATCCTGGCGGTCAACGAGGCGCTGACCAACGCGGCGGAGTTCGCTTACGCCGGGCGCAACGGCACGATGACGATGCACGCCCGCCACCACGCCGCCGACCGGCAGCTCGAGGTGGTGGTGTCCGATCGCGGCAGGTGGCGCCACGTCGACCCCAGGTCGCGCCCCAACACCCGAGGCCGCGGCATCCCGTTGATGCAGGCGCTGGCCGACCGCACGACCATCTCCAAAGCGGAGACCGGCACCCAGGTGCGCTTGCAGTTCGACGACTGCGCCGCGGTCGAGAGTGCCTGCACCTCGCCAGCCTGA
- a CDS encoding YncE family protein, producing MTEGVHGGPDVSLVGSAPVRRGPIGDIAAADGVIVVANYGDDSIAVLNAATLAVESIIAVPGEPVAVAVADDRAYVSTSSWTHDEIAVVDLTAKSVIATYDLAFNVTALTVSPDGKRVFAGRTGDGYADVAVIDVPAERMGTIDIATGAGIGIDAVERDATGKRLYVGTTDARGGALVVVNVETARVERTVQLGAPIRDVAVADGTVYVLTSDRARGGVVHVVARATGRITGTIQLGGAPTQLTMGANDTHAYVVDYDRVAVLCTLTHKVIDTLMVGARPSSVAVGAGGTRLNVADYTGVVSAYHVETATPLMYSDFVATDPIVMPEVADLEPATA from the coding sequence GTGACTGAAGGTGTTCACGGCGGCCCGGATGTGAGCTTGGTGGGATCCGCGCCGGTGCGTCGTGGTCCGATCGGCGATATCGCCGCGGCCGACGGTGTGATCGTGGTCGCCAACTACGGCGACGACAGCATCGCGGTGCTCAACGCGGCCACGCTGGCCGTGGAGAGCATCATCGCGGTGCCAGGCGAACCCGTCGCGGTGGCCGTCGCCGACGACCGGGCCTACGTCAGCACCTCGTCGTGGACACACGACGAGATCGCGGTCGTCGACCTCACCGCCAAGAGCGTGATCGCGACATACGACCTCGCCTTCAACGTCACGGCACTGACCGTCAGCCCCGACGGCAAGCGGGTGTTTGCCGGGCGGACCGGTGACGGCTACGCCGACGTGGCCGTCATCGACGTGCCCGCGGAGCGCATGGGCACCATCGACATCGCCACCGGTGCGGGTATCGGCATCGACGCCGTGGAACGCGACGCCACCGGCAAGCGCCTGTACGTGGGCACCACCGACGCCCGCGGCGGCGCGCTCGTCGTCGTCAACGTGGAGACCGCGCGCGTCGAGCGCACCGTGCAGCTCGGCGCGCCGATCCGGGACGTCGCCGTCGCCGACGGCACCGTCTACGTGCTGACGTCGGACCGCGCCCGCGGCGGCGTCGTGCACGTGGTCGCCCGGGCCACCGGCCGGATCACCGGAACCATCCAACTCGGGGGCGCGCCCACCCAGCTGACCATGGGTGCGAACGACACCCACGCATACGTCGTCGACTACGACAGGGTCGCGGTGCTGTGCACGCTCACCCACAAGGTCATCGACACGCTCATGGTGGGCGCTCGGCCGTCGAGCGTCGCGGTGGGCGCCGGCGGTACTCGCCTGAATGTCGCGGACTACACCGGCGTCGTCAGCGCATACCACGTCGAGACGGCCACACCGCTGATGTACTCGGATTTCGTGGCCACCGACCCCATCGTGATGCCCGAGGTCGCCGACCTAGAGCCGGCCACCGCCTAA